The Amaranthus tricolor cultivar Red isolate AtriRed21 chromosome 2, ASM2621246v1, whole genome shotgun sequence genome contains the following window.
GAAACGAAACACTCTCGAAAATGCGTTCTGTAAGAACACCGGAAAAATTCCACCAAGACGGCAAATTTAGTGGTCAGGCATGCTCTTGATGATATCCGAATCACCTGGGTCGATAATGCTGAGACAGCACACCCTGAAGTATTTACCGCAAGCAGTTCCGAGATCAACATTGTCTGAGAAACAAAAAAACAGCAAAGTTTAGGAAAATAGTACTTACCATTCAGGTCAAATAGTCGATTCACACATGCTCACTTCGATACTAGTACACTTCAAAACAGATTttagaaaaaagaaacaaattttacaaaaatttcaCAGCTCCATGGTTAGAAGGTTGCTTGCAATTGCATAACAAAGAGAGGGTAATTTCATTTAGGGAGCATTCGgtaaatttcatgcaaaaccgtGTGGTGATGCACTCCAATGAACTCAAAGATCTTAAAGCAGTCATCATTTCAAAAGTCTCAATCATCAGTTAATCGAAAAAATATTTCTAGAGTCCCTTAGTGGTCAATCCTAGAACTCGATTCAGCAGCTACTTACGAGATCTTAATGATTTCTTTTTTGCAGGGTTGCTGAGCATTTGTGGAATTTCTTCACAGAAAGTGAGTTAGGTATATTGATTATTGAATGTAATTCCTACATAACACAATTGCAACACTTCGAACCATGGATTAACTTATGTGTATACAGTGATGTCAAAACAACACGAAACAGAACTTAATGTAACAAGATATACTTACTTCCATTGTAATGGTGAACTCCAACCTTAGCCAACATAGCATAGTACTCTATCTCAGACTTTCTCAAAGGTGGGCAGTTGTTAGATATAATCACCAATTTTGCTGAAAGAATTAATAGGACTACTTATTAGCATTAATATCCAATTAATCAATAACCATAGAGAATACATTATCTATGGAACATTCTCTTTAAGAACACAAACCAAAATGAATCTACATACTTCTACATAATCCATTCATAACTACAATGCCATCCAAATCAAGTAATTCAAGACAAGAAAACCAAACCATTCATAGGATATACACAAAATAGGATTCAAGGTCTGCGGCTCTAAGCCCAATAGGTATCGTATCCAAGACAATCATATTACAATAATTAAGTCAACACAGAAGACTTAAGGATCTTTATTATGCTTCCACACCCTACAACTTGCAAGCATACTTTGCCACGTTACATAATTTGCTAATCTCTTTGCAACAAATTGTGATTGGTTTCGGACCAATTTTTGGTTATTTTGAACAAAATGAGAATTCAAAAGGTGAATTATGTCGCACTAAATTCTTGTCAAAGAATAAGTGATGTACATTATTACTCATGAATACCGCAGGCAAATATTgaagaaataaaattagtttCTGTATCACTACATCACAAAATAACTAGCTATATTACTCTGAAACTCAATTGTCCCAACAAAAATCGACTGTTATTGACTTGCATTTTTTACACTTAACTTCAACAATGAGCTCACTATTGTCAGCTTATAACGATGAAGTAATAGATGGAGAACAAGTCATTATAATTGTTAGCAACAAATCTCTCACATCGATTTATTTTGGTTGACAATTCTTGCAGAGGATAACACGATGAATCACTAATAAACAACTACAAAATAAACCTCACTTTCTAAGCTATTGTTCCCTGCATATTACTGAATCGTAAAACATTACCATTACAACCCatcaaaacaaaattcaaatgcAACAAATATGTGAATAATATCaagtaaaaaatcaaatctaaaatcacaaatcaaaatcaatgagCATTCATCAAATGGCATACCCAACTTCAAAATCAAAAGAGCTATGAATCATATTCAAAAACCCTAACTAATCAATCGACAACAAGAAATAACAAGCAAAATCAATAGTAATCCCTAAAATGATAAAAGTATACACCCAAAATTTAAATCAACAATTCCCACAAAGAAGCTGAAAACATAAGAatattcataaaatatattcaaaaacACTAACTGAATAAATATACATCTTGGTATCATCAATAAATTAGGAAATAACCTTTGGAACTTCTGAGAGTTTTAAGAACGGTCTTGTAACCAAGAGTGTACTTTCCACTCTTCATTACAAGAGCCAACCTGTTGTTGATACTCTCATGAGTCTTCTTCTGCAAAATCACACCCAAAAACACAtaagataattttattttttaaaaataaatcaaaattaaccATCAATCAACACAATCATCGTGAAATATGAAACGTAAAGAGTGAATATAACGAGAATATTACCGTCTTCTTTGAAGAAACCATGGCGGCGATTGATTAGAAAGCTTCGGGAGGAGCCACGGAACGGAGATGAGTTTTTACTTACCAGCGGCGGCTACTATCAAGAAATTTGATATTAGGGTTTTATAAGATTTCGCTTAATTGGGTTTTTTTCGTTAGGTGAATGGGAAATGGACTGAACCTCATATACGTATTGGGCTACCCGTTGGCCTAAAGCCCATGAAGAGTTGTAACATCAACTTgctttcacaaattcttacttgagaccgtctttataagagacgCGTCTCAAATGAGCCGGCCCATTATTACTTAAAaaaacaactattaaaaaaaagcaTACAGTGTAATCTTATTTGGAGTTGGTGCTACaacttattaaagttggtattgtAACCTATTAAAGCTAATATCtacaaataggttataatactaactttaataggttataacaccaacttcaaatacCAACTTTTATAGGTTATAActccaactttaataggttataataccaactttaatatgttataacaccaattttcataagttataacaccaactccaaataggcTCAAATGCGGGCGtcaatttttaggttttttttttcttttttttttgttgggcCTGGGTGTGGAGAGCCGTCTCTTATAAAGACAGTCTCTCAGAAGAGGTGGTGACTTATTTTATACAAGATGGTCTCACCATCAAACCAACTATACAATCAGTTCAATATGCATTACTCggaaaaaaaatacacaaattctcaaataaaatagtCTTACAATCAATGAGATGGTCTTACAGTCGATGTACTATCTCTATTAAGTTGACCTAATATACATTTAGCatatcacaaattgttgtgagagtcGGTCTCTCCAAGAGACGCGTTAGATATATGGGTTAATAGCCAATTTAATTCAattcaaattaaagagaaaataagaatata
Protein-coding sequences here:
- the LOC130805985 gene encoding 60S ribosomal protein L30-like, whose amino-acid sequence is MVSSKKTKKTHESINNRLALVMKSGKYTLGYKTVLKTLRSSKAKLVIISNNCPPLRKSEIEYYAMLAKVGVHHYNGNNVDLGTACGKYFRVCCLSIIDPGDSDIIKSMPDH